Below is a window of Syntrophomonas wolfei subsp. wolfei str. Goettingen G311 DNA.
ACTGGTCGTCTTTCACATCAATATATAGATTGCCATTCCCATCCATGGAGGCCAGCAGTACCTGGCCCATGTCTTCTATGTTTTGCTTTTTTAATTCCTCCCTTAGCCAGGTTTCGTCACGGTTTACCAGCTTGAGATGCTGGTATAGTATTCTGCCATCAATTATTAAATTTGCACATAGTCCCTGGCGGGTTGCGGAAAGATTCATGTCAGGTACTGTGACTGGTTGCTTTTCAGGTTTGAGCTGCACACTGATCTGTCCGCTGGTTTCTAAAATGGCAAAATTCAGGTCAGCAATGTTAAAAACTCCTTTTAACCTTAGCTCTTCGAGTAAATCGTTAACATGGTACTTCTCTTTCTTGAGGTTATCCTCAAGGATTTTCCCTTTTTCGACCAGGAGGGTAGGTACTCCATCTAACCTTCGTCTGGCGCGGATATTAGCCAGGGCTATTCTGGCAACTACAAGGGGAATGAGGCCCAGATTAAGAGGCTGATAATGCCATGTGGATAAGTAATTGTTTTATCAACTGATAAAGCAGCTGCTATAGATCCAATTGTTATTCCTACAATAAAATCAAAAAAGTTTAGCTGGGATATCAGTTTTTTCCCGATCATAACGGTAACCAGAAATAAAATGCCAACCGCAATTAAATTCCTAAATAAAATACAATATTATCAAGTACTATATTCAACCATATACCCCATTGCCTGGACTTATTTCCCTTAGTTTTACCTGATATCCTGGTATCTATCCTTAAGTAGATGCTTCAGATTTATCATTCCTGTATATTTCACCTCGTTATTTCCGACTGTATTGGCGCAGGTAGCCTTCAATATACTTTCTTACCGCCGCTGCTGGTGAATAAATACCAAAATGTCCTTCACAGAGTATATCCGCCTCGAGTTCAAGCAGCTTTTGCATGGAAATCCTCCACTCCTTTAAATCTGAGCCCCACTGCTGGTTGAAAGGCCCATGAATGTCCTGGCCGAAGAGCACCCTTTTCCCTGTGATATCTACATAGGGAGATATCCCGCCTGGAGTGTGTCCGGGAGTGTGGGGGCAAATCAGTTCCACTTGACCTAGTTTAAGCCTTTGCTCTTCCCCTTTAAGCACCTGTTCTACTTTCACCTTCTCATATGTAACCCCATACCAGGAAGCAGCCGTAAGCTGGGGCAAGCCCTCTTCAATAGCCGGCAGTTCCAGACTGTGTGCAATTACCTGGGCCTGCAGCTTCTCTTTTAGAAATGCCAGGCCACCAATGTGGTCAATATGCCCATGGGTGACAACAATATGCTTCAAACTGGACACATCTATTCCTGTGGCAATAATATTACTCCATATCATGGAAGCGCTTCTTCCCGCTCCAGCATCGATTAAAGCGGATTCTCCCCCTCCATCTATCAGGTATACGCAACAATCCTCCGCGCGGGAGAGACCGTCACCTCCTACCTGGTAAACCCCAGCAGTAATTTCCTTGACTTTGGCCATTTTATCCGCCACCCTTGCGTTTTTTCTATATTTTACCGCACTTTTGGAATTTACTCCAATAGCAGCGGGTGTAGTGGTAAGGGACCAGGCCATCATCCGCTTGAGGAAAAGGGTATTCCCTTGCTGTAAGAATTTCCGCCCCCCAGCGTAAATATGGTAAACAACAAGGAGGTATTAAATCATGCCCGTAGAAAGAAAGAAATCTTTCTGGCCCGGTATCATAATCAGCTTGACGCTGCTTCTTTTTGCCTCCAGCCTGGTGATGGCACTGGATAATATACCGGCTACATCGGCTAAAAAACCGGTTGAACCTTTGCCAGTGGTAGGAAGCATGGAGAACCTAAAAAAGCTCTTGGTGGAATATGAGAAGTCATCCTTGATTAATTCCGGCCAATTACTGCGCAAAGAATCCAAGATGGAAATGATGAACGATGCGGTGACTGTAGCTCCCCTGGCCCGGAATGAAATGGCTGCTGGCGGAGCTGTTAATTTAGCCCAGGAATCTGCTAAATCATTAGTAGGGGCCTCGGCTGATTATTCCTCCACCAATGTCCAGGTGCAGGGAGTGGATGAAGCCGACATAGTTAAAACTGACGGTAACTATATTTACCAGGTCAACCAGCAGGAAATAGTCGTAATAAAGGCGGTTCCGGCTGAACAGATGCAGGTGGTTAGCCGTATAAAGCTCGATAATGAGGGTTTCACCCCCCGCGAGCTTTTCCTGGACAGCAAACGCCTGGTCGTATTAGGAGACTCCCGTGCTGAAGTTTATGCCCGATCCATGCCAAAGGTAAAAACGGAAATTTATCCTCCCCCCGTATACCAGCAACCATCCACCATAGCATTAATATATGATATTGCTGACAAAAAGCAGATTAAAAAAACCCGCGAGCTGGAACTGGAAGGAAATTATCTTTCCTCGCGCAAGATCGCTTCCCATCTTTATCTGGTGAGCAACCATCACCTGGATTGGTATCGCATTCAGGAAAAGGAAGATAACATCCTGCCTTCCTATCGTGATACAGCCGTTAGCAGTGATTTTAAGCAAATCGATTGTGGGCAGATTAATTACTTCCCCGGGGAAATATATCCGGCTTACATTATTATTGCTGCTGTGGATATAGACCGTAATGAGCCGGCCCAACTAAAAACCTGCCTGGGCAACGGCGAAAACATATATGCCTCTATTAACAACCTCTATATTGCAGTAAGCCGCCAGGAGCCTGCTCGCCCTCTGCTTAAGGACAGTAACTTTCCCGCTCCCGCTGCCGAGATTGGGCCCAAAACCAGGATTTATCGTTTCGGATTGCAACAGGGAAAGGTTGAATATCAAGGCAAGGGTGAGGTTCCGGGCCGAATCCTCAACCAGTTTTCCATGGATGAGGAAAAGGCTTATTTCCGTATCGCCACCACCAGCGGAGAAATCTGGCGCAATGACGAGAATACCTCCAAGAATAACCTCTATGTACTGGATCAGGAGATGAATATTACCGGTAAACTGGAAGGTATCGCCCCTGGAGAGCAGATTTACTCCACCCGTTTCATGGGAGACCGGGCTTATATGGTTACTTTCAGAACCGTTGACCCCCTCTTTGTCATAGACCTGAAGGACCCAACCAAACCCACTATACTGGGCAAGCTGAAAATTCCCGGTTATAGTGATTACCTGCATCCTTATGATGAGAACCATATTATCGGCTTCGGCAAGGAAACGATTGAGCTCAAAGGCAGGAACAATGAGGCTCAAGCCTTTTACCAGGGCATGAAAATCGCCCTCTTCGATGTATCCGATGTCAATAACCCCCGGGAAATGTCCCATGAGATTATAGGCGACCGGGGAACCGACTCCGAACTGTTGCGCGACCATAAAGCCTTGCTCTTTTCCCGGGAAAAGAATTTACTGGCCTTCCCTGTCACCGTCATGACTTTGAGCGAAACAGATAAAAATCTGCCTAGAACGGATTTCCCGGCTTACGGTAAGTTTTCTTTCCAGGGAGCCTATGTTTACAAGATTGACCTGCAGCATGGCTTCCAATTGCAAGGCCGCATCAGCCATCTAAGCCCGGCTGATTACCAGCGGGCCGGTGACTATTGGTATGAAGACAGCAAGAACATACAGCGCATAATATATATAGGAAAGAATCTTTACACCCTGTCCCAGGACCTGGCAAAATCGCACCAAATCACAGATCTAAAAGAAGTGGGGAGCCTTTCCCTGCGCTAGACCGTGCGCGAGCATAGGTATATATAAATATTGTGTTTTAAACTCAATAGAATATCAACAACAAAGGGACTGGCGTTTTGGATATTGGCCAGTCCCTAATTCCTGAAGTGATGAAATAGACTCTCGTCTTGACAACGATCGTTCTATTTATTTTTTTAAAGCATC
It encodes the following:
- a CDS encoding MBL fold metallo-hydrolase, translated to MMAWSLTTTPAAIGVNSKSAVKYRKNARVADKMAKVKEITAGVYQVGGDGLSRAEDCCVYLIDGGGESALIDAGAGRSASMIWSNIIATGIDVSSLKHIVVTHGHIDHIGGLAFLKEKLQAQVIAHSLELPAIEEGLPQLTAASWYGVTYEKVKVEQVLKGEEQRLKLGQVELICPHTPGHTPGGISPYVDITGKRVLFGQDIHGPFNQQWGSDLKEWRISMQKLLELEADILCEGHFGIYSPAAAVRKYIEGYLRQYSRK
- a CDS encoding YetF domain-containing protein, with amino-acid sequence MGLIPLVVARIALANIRARRRLDGVPTLLVEKGKILEDNLKKEKYHVNDLLEELRLKGVFNIADLNFAILETSGQISVQLKPEKQPVTVPDMNLSATRQGLCANLIIDGRILYQHLKLVNRDETWLREELKKQNIEDMGQVLLASMDGNGNLYIDVKDDQLEEFNVLK
- a CDS encoding beta-propeller domain-containing protein; this translates as MPVERKKSFWPGIIISLTLLLFASSLVMALDNIPATSAKKPVEPLPVVGSMENLKKLLVEYEKSSLINSGQLLRKESKMEMMNDAVTVAPLARNEMAAGGAVNLAQESAKSLVGASADYSSTNVQVQGVDEADIVKTDGNYIYQVNQQEIVVIKAVPAEQMQVVSRIKLDNEGFTPRELFLDSKRLVVLGDSRAEVYARSMPKVKTEIYPPPVYQQPSTIALIYDIADKKQIKKTRELELEGNYLSSRKIASHLYLVSNHHLDWYRIQEKEDNILPSYRDTAVSSDFKQIDCGQINYFPGEIYPAYIIIAAVDIDRNEPAQLKTCLGNGENIYASINNLYIAVSRQEPARPLLKDSNFPAPAAEIGPKTRIYRFGLQQGKVEYQGKGEVPGRILNQFSMDEEKAYFRIATTSGEIWRNDENTSKNNLYVLDQEMNITGKLEGIAPGEQIYSTRFMGDRAYMVTFRTVDPLFVIDLKDPTKPTILGKLKIPGYSDYLHPYDENHIIGFGKETIELKGRNNEAQAFYQGMKIALFDVSDVNNPREMSHEIIGDRGTDSELLRDHKALLFSREKNLLAFPVTVMTLSETDKNLPRTDFPAYGKFSFQGAYVYKIDLQHGFQLQGRISHLSPADYQRAGDYWYEDSKNIQRIIYIGKNLYTLSQDLAKSHQITDLKEVGSLSLR